A genomic stretch from Dissulfurispira thermophila includes:
- the uvrC gene encoding excinuclease ABC subunit UvrC, whose amino-acid sequence MDKEQKIKGKELSNIPKKPGVYIFKGSKEKVLYVGKAKNLRSRLMSYFRDSANLDARKAAMVKMVRDFSFIVTDNELEALILEANLIKQYKPRFNIILRDDKNYPYIKLTIREQWPRIEVVRGMKKDGNLYFGPYVPSQAMWEAISFIRRNFLIRTCRYSLDKPIRPCIQYQMKRCAAPCAGLISEKDYRKIVDEVILFLKGEKKELLNRLEEKMLSLSEEMRFEEAAEIRDRLFKLQRAFESQKVVSPELGDIDVIGYYKEGDNIAFNILFVRSGVLIGAKDFFIDSIIATDESEMMHSIIEIFYAKEIIPPEVILVNVMPDNVRALKAWLKAKKGENVNIEHPLDERKLELLHMANENARLYFAMKGQDSRMKSEEILTTLKDKLHLAKVPQSIGAFDVSTIQGSESVGAFIYWENGEFRKDNYRHLKIKGVLGVDDYAMMQEIVERILRKEELVPDLIVIDGGKGQLEVARKVMEDLNIKTALIAIAKKPDRAFLVNDEIIDLEDKSKGSLLLKKIRDEVHRFAISFHRKLRDKRLIESPLEKIPGIGKKRRLELLRHFGSIDNIREATVEEIAKIKGFNKKIAEKVIASLYCNL is encoded by the coding sequence ATGGATAAAGAGCAAAAAATAAAAGGTAAAGAGCTATCAAACATCCCTAAAAAGCCGGGAGTTTATATTTTTAAAGGCTCGAAAGAAAAGGTTCTCTATGTTGGCAAGGCAAAGAATCTGAGGAGTCGTCTGATGAGTTATTTTCGTGATTCTGCAAATCTCGATGCACGAAAGGCAGCAATGGTAAAGATGGTAAGAGACTTCTCCTTTATTGTCACTGACAATGAATTAGAGGCACTGATATTGGAGGCAAACCTCATAAAGCAATACAAGCCGAGATTCAACATTATTTTGAGAGATGACAAAAACTATCCATATATAAAACTCACTATTAGAGAGCAGTGGCCAAGGATAGAGGTTGTAAGAGGAATGAAGAAAGATGGTAATCTCTATTTCGGTCCTTATGTGCCTTCACAGGCAATGTGGGAGGCGATTAGCTTTATTAGAAGGAATTTTTTAATCAGGACATGTAGATATTCCCTCGATAAACCTATCAGACCATGTATTCAATATCAGATGAAGAGATGTGCTGCTCCATGCGCCGGGCTTATCAGTGAAAAGGATTACAGAAAGATAGTTGATGAAGTGATACTTTTTCTAAAAGGTGAAAAAAAGGAACTGCTCAACAGACTCGAAGAAAAGATGCTCTCACTTTCTGAAGAGATGCGATTTGAAGAGGCAGCAGAGATAAGGGATAGATTATTTAAGCTCCAGAGGGCATTTGAATCACAGAAGGTTGTCTCTCCCGAGCTTGGAGACATTGATGTTATCGGCTATTACAAAGAAGGGGATAATATTGCATTCAATATCCTTTTTGTGAGGAGCGGAGTATTGATAGGTGCAAAGGACTTTTTTATAGATAGTATTATTGCGACAGATGAGTCAGAAATGATGCACAGTATTATAGAAATCTTCTATGCAAAAGAGATAATCCCGCCGGAAGTTATCCTGGTCAATGTGATGCCTGATAATGTAAGGGCATTAAAGGCATGGCTTAAGGCAAAGAAAGGGGAGAATGTTAATATCGAACACCCATTGGATGAGAGAAAACTCGAGCTTCTACATATGGCAAATGAAAATGCAAGACTTTATTTTGCAATGAAAGGTCAGGATTCAAGAATGAAGAGCGAGGAGATATTAACGACATTAAAAGACAAATTACATTTAGCAAAGGTTCCTCAATCTATTGGTGCTTTTGATGTGTCAACGATTCAGGGCAGTGAATCAGTAGGAGCGTTTATTTATTGGGAAAATGGCGAGTTTAGAAAGGACAATTACAGGCATCTGAAAATAAAGGGTGTTTTGGGAGTTGATGATTATGCAATGATGCAAGAGATTGTAGAACGGATATTGAGAAAAGAAGAATTAGTGCCAGACTTGATAGTCATAGATGGAGGGAAAGGTCAGCTTGAGGTTGCAAGAAAAGTTATGGAGGATTTAAATATAAAGACCGCTCTCATTGCTATTGCAAAAAAACCTGATAGGGCATTTTTAGTAAATGATGAAATTATTGACCTCGAGGACAAAAGCAAAGGCTCTCTTCTTTTGAAGAAGATAAGGGACGAGGTTCACAGGTTTGCGATTTCTTTTCACAGAAAATTAAGGGATAAGAGATTGATAGAATCCCCTCTTGAAAAAATTCCGGGGATCGGCAAAAAGAGGAGACTTGAACTCTTGAGACATTTTGGCAGTATTGATAACATCCGCGAGGCAACAGTTGAAGAGATTGCTAAGATCAAGGGGTTTAATAAGAAGATAGCGGAGAAGGTGATTGCATCATTATATTGCAATTTGTAA
- a CDS encoding penicillin-binding protein 1A gives MRWLKILLIILLSAAIGASGGFVYWSLSDLPEIKSLEGYTPFESSFIYSSDGKVLAELYLERRNFIPYYNIPDFVKKAFIAIEDQRFYSHPGMDIVGIIRAFYKNLMAHSIVEGGSTITQQLTKMLFLKPEKSLSRKIKEAIIAVQIEKRYTKDEILGMYLNQAYFGTRAYGIEAAAQTYFGKSVTELSISDAALLAGLQKAPALYSPFKNPEKALMRRQLVLKKMLQSGFISQEQYEKANAEPLPAKPFYRKYEAPYFVEHLRHYLESRYGNAIYTSGLKIYSTIDYNMQKIAEEAVARGIASIEKRVKKGVQAALIAIDLRNGHIKALVGGTDFWETQFNRATMALRQPGSAFKPFVYAAAIENGMSESDEILDSPVSFPGGKPNQLWSPKNYDGEYHGYVPLKTALALSLNAATVRLANDVGIQNIIDLARQCGIKSTLQPYLPIALGASDVTLLELTSAYGVFATGNRIEPVTYEKIVNRDGVLVEESFPFSENVLEPETVDKIKELLRAVIEMGTATKAKEIKRTVYGKTGTTNDFSDAWFVGFDDSLVVGVWVGRDNHKPIGPKEAGARAALPIWIEFMKNIK, from the coding sequence ATGCGTTGGCTAAAGATTCTGCTCATTATTCTTCTGTCAGCAGCAATTGGTGCATCAGGAGGATTCGTTTACTGGAGCCTCTCTGACCTTCCGGAGATAAAATCCCTCGAAGGCTATACCCCATTTGAGTCGTCTTTTATATATTCTTCTGATGGAAAAGTTCTGGCAGAACTATATCTTGAAAGAAGAAATTTTATTCCATATTATAACATTCCTGATTTCGTTAAAAAGGCATTTATAGCCATTGAAGACCAGAGATTCTATTCCCACCCTGGAATGGATATAGTCGGGATCATCAGGGCGTTTTATAAAAATCTCATGGCACATAGCATAGTTGAAGGCGGAAGCACCATTACACAGCAGTTGACAAAGATGCTGTTTTTAAAACCAGAAAAGAGCCTGTCGAGAAAGATAAAAGAGGCAATAATAGCTGTACAGATAGAAAAGCGATATACAAAAGACGAGATACTGGGGATGTATCTGAATCAGGCATATTTTGGAACAAGGGCATATGGAATCGAGGCTGCTGCCCAGACATACTTCGGGAAATCTGTGACAGAATTATCTATATCAGATGCTGCCTTGCTCGCGGGATTACAAAAGGCACCTGCATTATATTCCCCATTCAAAAACCCTGAAAAGGCTTTAATGAGAAGACAGCTTGTTCTAAAAAAAATGCTTCAGAGTGGTTTTATATCGCAAGAACAATACGAAAAGGCAAATGCAGAACCTCTACCAGCAAAACCATTTTATAGAAAATATGAAGCACCCTACTTTGTAGAACATCTGAGGCATTATCTTGAATCAAGATATGGAAATGCAATATACACATCAGGGCTTAAAATATATTCTACAATCGATTACAACATGCAAAAAATTGCTGAAGAAGCTGTTGCAAGAGGTATTGCTTCTATTGAAAAGCGCGTTAAAAAAGGTGTTCAGGCTGCACTTATAGCTATTGATTTGCGAAATGGACATATAAAGGCACTTGTTGGCGGCACAGACTTTTGGGAAACGCAATTCAACAGAGCAACCATGGCATTGAGACAGCCCGGCTCTGCATTCAAGCCTTTTGTTTATGCCGCTGCAATAGAAAACGGGATGTCAGAATCAGATGAAATACTCGACAGCCCGGTATCTTTTCCAGGGGGAAAGCCAAATCAGCTCTGGTCTCCAAAAAATTATGATGGCGAATATCACGGATATGTACCACTCAAGACAGCCCTTGCACTTTCACTCAATGCAGCAACAGTTCGTCTGGCAAATGATGTTGGCATACAAAACATAATAGACCTCGCCAGACAATGTGGAATTAAAAGCACTCTTCAGCCATATCTGCCAATAGCGCTTGGTGCATCAGATGTCACTCTTTTAGAATTAACATCTGCATATGGCGTCTTTGCTACAGGCAACAGGATAGAACCTGTTACATATGAAAAAATAGTAAACAGAGACGGTGTGCTTGTAGAGGAGTCCTTTCCATTTTCAGAAAATGTTCTTGAGCCAGAAACCGTAGATAAAATAAAAGAACTCTTAAGAGCAGTCATTGAGATGGGGACTGCAACAAAGGCAAAAGAGATAAAAAGGACTGTTTACGGCAAGACAGGAACAACAAATGATTTTTCAGATGCATGGTTTGTAGGGTTTGATGACAGCCTTGTTGTTGGTGTATGGGTTGGAAGAGATAATCATAAACCAATTGGACCAAAAGAGGCGGGTGCAAGAGCAGCACTGCCGATATGGATAGAGTTTATGAAAAATATTAAATGA